Proteins encoded by one window of Candidatus Obscuribacterales bacterium:
- a CDS encoding protelomerase family protein: LANDYIPQYRKAIADAIDAGILPLHEQTSHSYSYTQYMTGLQMERSEHYALTFLKYDQDTYANLRQSSVKRNAQRLDNLQVVPIEAFMRRATALLAHDSSEELAIALCALTGRRHTEIVSRGQLTLGSDHEFVLSFHGQQKKKSPVGSFNILSLIPASELLPHFKRFRKMPKVAPLVGRPHDDPLIQAFHTRVNYRMADAFGDVLGVPQGFERLTIHRLRGVYAAIAVHFFCPEMRNEGRFLQQYLGHDLGSAAIQHYQHYRLVNDQGNLLRARGVKLSAYGLPALQMDDLDQLNLEVDDLPNPVPSPSPDPSRDEQPQHDDVARLTAEVNRLRSLLRDTQDTLITVQQERDYATAQLDRLRTIMGSTQQHYPAVSKQLHQSALERAIAIVNAIKQWNLSDHQPTWAITASLLEREFHINRKAAQSFIADFEDDIQTHHQRIGVTNPRSHNRYNNPSELKAFIQQT, encoded by the coding sequence CCCTCGCAAACGATTACATCCCCCAATACAGGAAAGCGATCGCCGATGCTATAGACGCCGGTATTCTCCCTCTCCATGAACAGACGAGTCACTCCTATTCTTATACCCAATATATGACGGGCTTACAGATGGAGCGCTCTGAACATTACGCTCTCACATTTCTTAAATATGATCAAGATACCTATGCCAACCTTCGGCAAAGCAGTGTTAAGCGAAATGCCCAACGGCTTGATAATTTGCAAGTTGTGCCCATAGAAGCCTTCATGAGACGGGCTACAGCACTTCTAGCCCACGATTCATCAGAAGAGTTAGCGATCGCTCTCTGTGCTCTCACGGGTCGCCGCCATACAGAAATCGTCTCTCGTGGGCAATTAACGCTAGGCTCAGACCACGAGTTTGTTCTCTCGTTTCATGGACAACAAAAGAAAAAGAGTCCTGTCGGCAGCTTCAATATTCTCTCTCTCATTCCCGCCTCAGAGCTATTGCCCCATTTTAAGCGGTTCCGGAAGATGCCTAAGGTTGCACCTTTGGTAGGACGTCCCCATGATGATCCCCTTATTCAAGCATTCCATACAAGAGTGAATTACCGCATGGCAGATGCTTTTGGGGATGTTCTAGGCGTTCCTCAAGGATTTGAACGGTTAACCATTCATCGACTACGAGGTGTCTATGCAGCGATCGCTGTTCACTTCTTCTGTCCTGAAATGAGGAATGAAGGCCGCTTCTTACAGCAGTATCTTGGGCATGACCTCGGTAGCGCCGCCATTCAGCATTATCAGCACTATCGCCTCGTTAATGACCAAGGAAATCTCCTGCGTGCCAGAGGCGTGAAGCTATCTGCCTATGGTCTTCCAGCGCTGCAAATGGATGATTTGGATCAGCTGAATCTAGAGGTTGATGATCTCCCCAATCCTGTCCCCAGCCCTAGCCCAGATCCTAGCAGGGATGAGCAGCCCCAGCATGATGACGTTGCCCGTCTCACCGCAGAAGTCAATCGATTACGATCGCTCTTGAGAGATACACAAGACACTCTGATCACGGTTCAGCAAGAGCGCGACTATGCGACAGCTCAACTGGATAGGCTGCGAACCATCATGGGCTCAACTCAACAACACTATCCTGCGGTGAGTAAGCAACTACACCAGTCTGCCCTAGAGAGAGCGATCGCTATCGTTAATGCCATCAAGCAATGGAACCTTTCAGACCACCAACCCACCTGGGCAATCACAGCTAGCCTCCTAGAACGGGAATTCCATATCAACCGCAAAGCTGCTCAATCCTTTATCGCAGATTTTGAAGATGATATCCAAACTCATCATCAACGCATTGGCGTTACCAATCCTAGAAGCCATAACCGCTACAACAACCCAAGTGAACTTAAAGCCTTCATCCAGCAGACCTAG
- a CDS encoding DUF362 domain-containing protein: MNNPTVSTLPSDRFLYTPPPSALSAKQILIKPNLGYPVPHPVTVSLHVLTQVIKGIQLANPQADILIVEGVCSARSLDDIAATLTIQPLIKDKIHLLDADTLPLTDYPNRCTKPVRFSSMWAPALLQEVDCRISLGAFKSTQLKGETLISASLKNLYGLFPRSRYKARSPNSRGQLHRPSVPLILQDVYGCIGHLFDAGVVDATYMYTSPDWKPDRSGTGTFLNQVIVGSSLLAIDQAACELAQVPIPPYIEGIRQNCPFAT, translated from the coding sequence ATGAACAACCCAACCGTCTCCACTCTACCTAGCGATCGCTTCCTCTATACGCCCCCGCCCTCAGCTCTCTCCGCCAAGCAAATTCTCATTAAGCCCAATCTCGGCTATCCGGTTCCTCATCCAGTAACCGTTAGTCTCCATGTCCTCACTCAAGTTATAAAAGGCATTCAACTCGCCAATCCTCAAGCCGACATTTTGATCGTCGAAGGGGTCTGCTCTGCCCGATCCTTAGACGACATCGCGGCCACCCTGACGATTCAACCTCTGATCAAAGATAAGATACATTTATTAGACGCTGATACCCTCCCCCTAACCGATTATCCCAACCGTTGCACTAAGCCTGTACGCTTCAGCTCCATGTGGGCTCCTGCCCTCTTACAGGAAGTCGATTGCCGGATTAGCCTTGGGGCATTCAAGTCTACCCAACTCAAGGGAGAGACATTAATTTCCGCATCCCTTAAAAATTTATACGGTCTATTCCCCCGATCGCGCTATAAGGCTCGCAGTCCCAACTCTCGGGGCCAGCTTCACCGACCATCCGTGCCGCTGATTTTACAAGATGTCTATGGCTGCATCGGACATCTGTTTGATGCCGGGGTTGTCGATGCTACCTATATGTACACCAGTCCTGACTGGAAGCCCGATCGCTCTGGAACTGGAACATTTCTCAATCAGGTGATCGTGGGCTCTAGTCTCCTTGCGATTGATCAAGCCGCTTGCGAACTTGCCCAAGTTCCCATTCCCCCCTATATAGAAGGCATTCGACAGAACTGTCCTTTTGCCACCTAG